The proteins below are encoded in one region of Clostridium estertheticum:
- a CDS encoding GerMN domain-containing protein, with amino-acid sequence MKKAIKILVCSILVASTMAFSGCEEKDEKSVTNKEKLENLKLPLEKDGFIQLGIYFDGTKDGSTVKVVKDERIVNKEELIGETIIQELIKGPTVKSELKPVLPKETRLLSFSIKDTIAYVNLSKEAKINMSEAKEKSCLQSIAASLTQLSSIKKIKLTLENNDIDTIGGNFDVSKPFSKEGLTLLKK; translated from the coding sequence ATGAAAAAAGCAATCAAAATATTAGTATGTTCTATTCTAGTTGCGTCAACAATGGCATTTTCAGGGTGTGAAGAAAAAGATGAAAAAAGCGTCACCAATAAAGAAAAACTTGAAAATCTAAAACTACCTCTAGAAAAAGATGGCTTTATTCAATTGGGTATTTATTTTGATGGTACTAAAGATGGATCTACAGTGAAAGTAGTTAAAGATGAGAGAATTGTTAATAAGGAAGAGCTCATTGGTGAGACTATAATTCAGGAACTTATAAAAGGACCTACTGTAAAAAGTGAGCTGAAACCAGTACTTCCTAAAGAAACTAGACTACTTAGTTTTTCAATTAAAGATACTATTGCCTATGTGAATCTAAGCAAAGAAGCTAAAATAAATATGTCAGAAGCGAAAGAAAAAAGTTGCCTTCAAAGTATAGCGGCATCATTAACTCAATTGTCGTCTATAAAAAAAATTAAACTGACACTTGAGAATAATGATATTGATACTATAGGTGGAAATTTTGATGTATCTAAGCCTTTTAGTAAAGAAGGTTTAACGCTATTAAAGAAATAA
- a CDS encoding SEC-C metal-binding domain-containing protein: MSLYKEWTDMVVDYVKRRGEAAFWHDYGEIERRIYTKLLANHTDKVEGTMEELAKQFEVSNIYFMGFTDGINDSLLEPVQLEETESDTKVNFKVDFEKLYFNMLDAKADYLYELPQWEGIFSKEKRKEIQRSYRDSKMVVNNDKVGRNDACPCGSGKKYKKCCGK; encoded by the coding sequence ATGAGTTTATATAAAGAATGGACAGATATGGTGGTTGATTATGTTAAACGTAGAGGAGAAGCTGCGTTTTGGCATGACTATGGCGAAATCGAAAGACGTATTTATACTAAATTATTAGCAAACCATACAGATAAGGTTGAGGGTACGATGGAAGAACTTGCTAAACAATTTGAAGTATCTAACATATATTTTATGGGGTTTACTGATGGAATAAATGATAGTCTTTTAGAGCCTGTACAATTAGAAGAAACTGAAAGTGACACAAAAGTTAATTTCAAAGTAGATTTTGAAAAACTTTATTTTAATATGTTAGATGCAAAAGCAGATTATTTATATGAACTTCCACAATGGGAAGGAATTTTTTCAAAGGAAAAGAGAAAAGAAATTCAAAGGTCATATAGAGATTCTAAAATGGTAGTTAATAATGATAAAGTTGGAAGAAATGATGCATGTCCTTGTGGAAGCGGAAAAAAATATAAGAAATGTTGTGGAAAATAA
- the rlmH gene encoding 23S rRNA (pseudouridine(1915)-N(3))-methyltransferase RlmH, with translation MSITIICVGKIKEKYLKSAIDEYTKRLSRYCKLNIIELSDEKTPDNASEKEEILIKEKEGEAILKTIKDNMFVIVLELRGNMLSSEEFSNYIMDLGVRGVSNIVFVIGGSLGLSKGVLERSNYKLCFSKMTFPHQLFRVMLLEQIYRGFRIISGEPYHK, from the coding sequence ATGAGCATAACTATAATATGTGTAGGAAAAATAAAAGAGAAATACCTAAAAAGTGCTATAGATGAATACACCAAAAGATTATCTAGATATTGTAAACTTAATATAATTGAGTTAAGTGATGAGAAAACTCCAGATAATGCTTCTGAAAAAGAAGAGATATTAATAAAAGAAAAAGAAGGAGAGGCTATACTTAAGACTATAAAGGACAATATGTTTGTTATTGTTCTAGAACTGAGGGGAAATATGTTGTCCTCAGAGGAATTTTCAAATTACATAATGGATTTGGGAGTAAGGGGCGTTAGTAATATAGTTTTTGTAATTGGCGGGTCATTAGGTTTGTCTAAAGGAGTTTTAGAAAGGTCCAATTATAAATTGTGTTTTTCGAAGATGACTTTCCCACATCAGTTATTTAGAGTTATGCTACTTGAACAGATTTATAGAGGATTTAGAATAATAAGTGGGGAACCATATCACAAGTAA
- a CDS encoding ABC transporter ATP-binding protein — MNILKIWKLSDKKALFIMQLLMNIGMAGITIIVSNFAKNAVDHGIGEGKMLGIFVQFVIITVLGIGLSYSGVIISSNFSIGLIEKLRNITNDKLINSKYEYFENESSGSINNRILHDMSSVADYMSGGLPEFLSNMIVFICCFIYLLTLNITMTLVSALCIPVAVAVAKKVAAPTYDTMEKFSKKMDEVMGIAQDTVNGIKIEKAYNLRGRRKKYFDENMEQATSYFVAYEKLVVKAGPYKYVIRSAPMFVSIMLGFYNAYKGNITNGEMVAFILLLQNVSKPLSELTRYVTEFKEAMVSVDRVMEIVELSEEAFGTGEAFEREIAFELHNVSFSYGKDNKTSDNVLNDISLVIPKGKTVALVGSSGSGKSTLFKLLLGFHTTTQGEVRLFGKNIMEWDIEKARKNISYVAQDTYLFEGTVAQNIAYGKPDASFNEIIQAAEKAYAHDFIMSMPEGYQTVLSERGTNISGGQKQRIAIARAFLKDAPIFLLDEMTSALDVESEKLIQKAIENYSERKTVILIAHRLSTIINADEIYVLSHGIIAENGTHEGLLEKKGVYTMLYSNQVLGNIGEQDA; from the coding sequence ATGAATATATTAAAGATATGGAAGCTGTCAGATAAGAAAGCGTTGTTTATCATGCAGCTCCTAATGAACATAGGGATGGCAGGTATAACTATTATAGTAAGCAATTTTGCAAAAAATGCAGTAGACCATGGCATTGGGGAGGGAAAGATGCTTGGAATATTTGTTCAATTTGTAATTATAACGGTTTTGGGAATTGGACTAAGCTATAGTGGGGTGATTATTAGCTCTAATTTTTCAATTGGACTGATAGAGAAGCTTAGAAATATAACCAATGATAAGCTAATAAACAGCAAATATGAGTATTTTGAAAATGAATCTTCAGGCAGTATCAACAATAGAATACTTCATGATATGAGTAGCGTAGCCGATTATATGTCTGGGGGATTGCCAGAGTTTTTAAGCAACATGATTGTTTTTATCTGCTGTTTTATATATCTTTTGACACTTAATATTACAATGACACTTGTAAGTGCTCTATGTATACCTGTTGCAGTGGCAGTTGCTAAGAAGGTGGCAGCACCTACTTATGATACAATGGAAAAGTTCAGCAAGAAGATGGATGAGGTTATGGGGATCGCACAAGACACTGTAAATGGTATTAAAATTGAGAAAGCATATAACCTTAGAGGAAGACGTAAAAAATATTTTGATGAAAATATGGAACAGGCAACTTCATATTTTGTAGCTTATGAGAAGTTAGTGGTCAAAGCAGGACCTTATAAATATGTCATTAGGTCAGCACCTATGTTTGTTTCCATAATGTTAGGGTTTTATAATGCTTATAAGGGCAATATTACAAATGGTGAAATGGTAGCTTTTATCTTGTTGCTACAGAATGTATCAAAACCCCTTTCAGAACTTACAAGATATGTAACCGAGTTTAAAGAAGCCATGGTTTCTGTGGACAGAGTGATGGAAATTGTGGAACTTAGCGAAGAAGCCTTTGGAACAGGAGAAGCTTTTGAAAGGGAGATAGCATTTGAACTTCATAACGTATCTTTTTCCTATGGTAAAGATAATAAAACGTCAGACAATGTACTCAATGATATAAGTTTGGTTATACCAAAAGGAAAAACAGTTGCACTTGTTGGCTCGAGTGGAAGCGGTAAGAGTACTTTATTTAAGTTGTTATTGGGATTTCATACAACTACCCAAGGCGAAGTACGTTTATTTGGTAAGAATATAATGGAGTGGGACATTGAGAAGGCAAGAAAGAATATTTCCTATGTAGCGCAAGATACATATCTTTTTGAAGGGACAGTTGCTCAAAATATTGCCTATGGTAAGCCTGACGCTTCATTTAATGAAATAATACAAGCGGCTGAAAAAGCTTATGCCCATGATTTTATAATGAGTATGCCAGAGGGATATCAGACGGTTTTATCTGAAAGAGGAACTAATATTTCAGGAGGGCAGAAACAGCGCATCGCCATTGCACGTGCTTTTTTAAAGGATGCACCTATATTTTTGCTAGATGAAATGACATCAGCCCTTGATGTAGAATCAGAAAAGCTAATCCAAAAGGCCATCGAAAATTATAGTGAAAGAAAAACAGTCATTCTCATAGCGCACCGCTTATCAACGATCATTAATGCAGATGAAATATATGTATTAAGCCATGGCATTATAGCTGAAAATGGAACACATGAAGGTCTATTAGAAAAGAAGGGGGTATATACTATGCTCTATAGCAATCAAGTATTAGGTAATATAGGTGAGCAAGATGCATGA
- a CDS encoding ABC transporter ATP-binding protein: protein MHELYKDLKNTFVFLKGHYFVYFTGIIGMILLQSSSALLESYLLKMLLDIGAPESMWFIFKMIAMLVIYMILMVLLLPVFTFMFNGRAKYGHCNLNKAVYEKFNKIDVNYYEKRHSGEVLSVFENDTWVVAVIFMRHFRRTVASLATIVIYLIPMFVFDYRITLIILTLNLITLTANTYIAKKLKATTKEIQKQMSNMTVTIGNIVGGMSIIKMYQLAGGMREKFKKDNSEVSRLSLKNSKITALLTSYNFFISMLNILVFLLLGTIMVKHGLTTYGNILAIMTLQTALDANFREFGQYYPMFYNSLVGTERIYDFLDIEEEPLKWEAEHINQAEYIQFYQVNFGYTQDKLVLKDFNLFVKEGETLAIIGESGSGKSSVAKLLLGFYKINSGGISIGGKNLSDMTLSEIRDMIAYVPQEATLFNTTIMENIRYGRENATDEEIFAAARAANADTFIRQQPQGYETFVGERGIRLSGGQCQRIAIARAIIKNAPILLLDEATSALDSESERLIKSTIDEYGKTRTTIIIAHRLSTIENADRVFKMGEKEQQSIVAG from the coding sequence ATGCATGAATTGTATAAAGATTTGAAGAATACTTTCGTGTTTCTAAAAGGCCATTACTTTGTGTATTTTACGGGTATAATAGGAATGATACTGTTACAATCAAGCAGTGCATTGTTAGAATCGTATCTTTTAAAGATGCTACTTGATATTGGCGCACCAGAGAGTATGTGGTTCATTTTTAAAATGATTGCTATGCTTGTCATTTATATGATCTTAATGGTGTTGTTGCTTCCTGTGTTTACATTTATGTTTAATGGCAGGGCAAAATATGGTCATTGTAACTTGAATAAGGCTGTGTATGAGAAGTTTAATAAAATAGATGTGAATTATTATGAAAAGAGACATAGCGGTGAGGTATTGTCTGTCTTTGAAAACGATACATGGGTGGTAGCCGTAATTTTTATGAGACACTTTAGACGTACCGTAGCTTCTCTTGCAACCATAGTGATCTATTTGATTCCTATGTTCGTATTTGATTACAGAATTACACTTATAATATTAACATTGAACCTAATTACACTTACTGCAAATACCTACATAGCTAAAAAGCTCAAAGCAACAACGAAGGAAATTCAGAAACAAATGAGTAATATGACAGTTACCATAGGAAATATTGTAGGCGGCATGTCAATAATAAAAATGTATCAACTTGCCGGCGGTATGAGAGAGAAGTTTAAGAAAGATAACAGTGAAGTTTCTAGGCTTAGTCTGAAAAATAGTAAAATAACAGCTTTGCTTACTTCTTATAATTTTTTTATATCTATGTTGAATATATTGGTCTTTCTTTTGCTTGGAACAATAATGGTAAAACATGGACTTACTACATATGGTAATATCCTTGCAATAATGACTTTACAAACAGCTCTCGATGCAAATTTTAGAGAGTTTGGTCAGTATTATCCGATGTTTTACAATAGTCTTGTAGGAACAGAGAGAATATACGATTTTCTTGACATAGAAGAAGAACCTTTAAAATGGGAAGCCGAGCACATTAATCAAGCAGAATACATTCAATTTTATCAGGTTAACTTTGGATATACACAAGATAAATTGGTGCTAAAGGACTTTAATCTTTTCGTAAAAGAAGGCGAAACACTAGCAATTATTGGGGAAAGCGGAAGTGGAAAGAGTTCTGTTGCAAAGCTTTTACTTGGATTTTATAAAATCAATTCAGGGGGGATATCTATCGGTGGAAAGAACCTCTCTGATATGACTTTGAGTGAAATCCGCGATATGATTGCTTATGTGCCACAGGAAGCGACACTTTTTAACACTACAATTATGGAAAATATTAGATATGGAAGAGAAAATGCCACGGATGAAGAAATATTTGCAGCAGCACGAGCAGCAAATGCAGACACTTTTATAAGGCAGCAGCCACAAGGATATGAGACATTTGTTGGTGAAAGAGGCATAAGACTGTCTGGTGGACAATGTCAGAGAATAGCTATTGCAAGGGCTATCATTAAAAATGCGCCTATACTTTTATTAGATGAAGCCACATCAGCCCTTGATTCGGAGTCGGAAAGACTTATTAAAAGTACTATAGATGAATATGGAAAGACCAGAACAACTATAATCATTGCGCATAGGCTCTCAACTATTGAAAATGCGGACAGAGTTTTTAAAATGGGTGAAAAAGAGCAACAGAGTATTGTTGCCGGGTAG
- a CDS encoding response regulator transcription factor, whose amino-acid sequence MNILIVEDERDIRELLEIHLSKEGYKIFTAEDGLQALSIFENKDIDIALLDVMIPKIDGFKVLKKIRETSEIPVIFITAREEESDKILGLGLGADDYVIKPFSPIEIIARVKAQLRRYYKYSNKTHKTAIVVGELMLDKDSCCIYKNNIPLALNPKEYRLLEFILENPGKVYTKKQLYEIVWCNPYYGDSNTIMVHISHIREKIEEDPKNPKYLKTIRCIGYKMELQHNE is encoded by the coding sequence ATGAATATTTTAATTGTAGAGGATGAACGAGATATAAGAGAATTGCTAGAAATTCATTTATCAAAAGAAGGATATAAGATTTTTACGGCAGAAGATGGTCTTCAAGCTTTAAGTATATTTGAGAATAAAGATATAGATATTGCACTGCTTGATGTTATGATTCCGAAAATTGATGGATTTAAAGTTCTTAAAAAGATTAGAGAAACTAGTGAGATCCCAGTAATTTTTATAACTGCAAGGGAAGAAGAGTCGGATAAAATACTTGGTCTTGGGCTAGGGGCAGATGATTATGTAATAAAACCATTTAGTCCTATTGAAATAATTGCACGGGTTAAGGCTCAGCTCAGAAGGTATTATAAATATTCTAATAAAACTCACAAAACTGCAATAGTTGTTGGGGAGTTAATGCTAGACAAGGATAGTTGTTGTATTTATAAAAATAACATTCCTTTAGCTTTAAACCCAAAGGAATATAGGTTATTAGAGTTTATTTTAGAGAATCCAGGAAAGGTATACACTAAAAAACAGCTATATGAAATAGTGTGGTGTAATCCATATTATGGAGACTCAAACACTATTATGGTACACATAAGCCATATTAGGGAAAAAATCGAAGAAGACCCTAAAAACCCGAAATATTTAAAAACAATAAGGTGTATCGGCTATAAAATGGAGTTACAGCATAATGAATAG